AAAAAATCCGAGCTCCATTCCCATTTCCATTGGCACCACTAAAATATCACTAAAAAGAATGGCTGCATCAACTCCCAAAATATCTATGGGCTGTAAAGTAACCTCTGAGGCAAGCTTAGGATTCTTACAAAGCGATAAAAAATCTCCTGCTTGTTTTCTTGTTTCTCTATACTCACTTAAATATCTCCCTGCTTGTCGCATAAACCAAACAGGAGTATAAGGGGTTTCTTTACCAAAACACGCATCAATAAAAATCATATTTTTCCTTTGCCTAAAATATTTTTCGCATTTTATCTAAGTAAAATACCATTTATGCTAAAATTTTTAAAATTCTTTTTAATTTTATAGAGCTTCAAATCAATACTGAAGCTAAGGTTGGAGTAAATGTTTTCACTAATAAAAAAAATTTTAAATAGTAAAAATGACCGATTGGTAGGGCATTATAAAAAACAAATTAAAAAAATTAATGAGCTTGAATCAAAGTATGCTGCTTTAAGCGATGAGGAGCTTAAAAATTCCTTTCAAGAGCTCAAAAATCAAGTTCAAACTTCAAAAAACCCTCAAGAAGAATTAAACAAAGTCCTTTTTCAATCCTTTGCAATCACGCGCGAAGCCAGTAAAAGAGTTTTAAATATGCGTCATTTTGATGTTCAGCTCATTGGGGGAATGGTTTTACACGAAGGTAAAATTGCCGAAATGAAAACGGGAGAGGGAAAAACATTGGTTGCAACTTTGCCCGTTTGCCTTAATGCTATGCTAGGAAAAGGTGTGCATATCGTAACGGTAAATGATTATCTTGCACAACGAGATGCAGAAACAATGCGACCACTTTATGAATTTTTGGGGTATAGTGTGGGCGTAATTGTCGGTGGAATTTATGATGATTCACACCGCTTGGCTCAATATTCTTGCGATATTACTTATGGAACGAATAATGAATTTGGATTTGACTATTTGCGTGATAATATGAAATATGATTTTAATCAAAAAGTCCAAAAAGAGCATTATTTTGCCATTGTTGATGAAGTGGATTCCATTCTTATTGATGAAGCAAGAACACCACTTATCATTTCTGGACCAGCAAACCGCGTCCTAAAAAACTATGAAATTGCTAATAATGTCGCTTTAAAACTCAAAGAAAATGAGGATTACACTATCGATGAAAAAAACAGAGTGATTCTGCTCACAGAAAGTGGAATCAACCACGCAGAAAAACTTTTTGGAATTGATAATCTTTATAGTGTTGATAATGCGATTCTTGCACACCATTTAGATCAAGCCCTTAAAGCTAATAAACTCTTTAAAAAAGACAAAGATTATGTTTTACGCGATGGAGAAGTTGTTATAGTAGATGAATTCACAGGAAGACTTAGTGAGGGAAGACGCTTTAGTGAGGGATTACATCAAGCCCTAGAAGCCAAAGAAGGCGTTAAAATCAAAGAAGAATCTCAAACGCTTGCAGACATTACTTATCAAAATTATTTTAGACTTTATCAAAAACTTGCCGGTATGACAGGGACTGCACAAACTGAAGCAAGTGAATTTTTGCAAATTTATAATCTTGAAGTTGTCTCAATCCCAACAAACTTGCCTATCAAAAGAAAAGATTTAAATGATTTAATTTACAAAACCGAAAGAGAAAAATTTAATGCACTTGTAGAAAAAATTATTGAATTAAATAAAAAGGGGCAACCTATTTTAGTTGGAACAGCCTCCATTGAAAAAAGTGAAAAGATTCACGATCTACTCAAATCTAAAAGGATTCCGCATTCTGTATTAAATGCCAAAAATCACGCCCAAGAAGCCGAAATCATCAAAGATGCTGGAAATAAAGGAGCTGTAACAATTGCTACAAATATGGCAGGGCGCGGTGTGGATATAAAAATCAATGATGAAGTAAGAGAGCTTGGCGGACTTTATATTATTGGAACAGAAAGACACGAATCACGAAGAATAGACAATCAATTACGCGGTAGAAGCGGAAGACAAGGCGATCCTGGAACAAGCCAATTTTATTTGAGCTTAGAAGATCCTTTATTACGCATTTTTGGTAGCGATAAGATTAAAAACATTATGGATAAGTTAGGGCTTGATGATGGAGAACACATTGAATCAAAACTTGTAACACGATCTGTGGAAAATGCGCAAAAAAAAGTGGAAAGTATGCATTTTGAAGCAAGAAAGCATTTATTGGAATACGATGATGTTGCAAATGAACAAAGGAAAGCTATTTATCGTTTAAGGGATGAATTACTTAACCCAAAACAAGACATTTCCCATAAGATTATTGAAAATCGTCATGAAGCCATTGCAATGCTTTTACAAAAAGCTGAAGTATTTAACGATACTGATAATTTAGAATCGCTTTGTGCTATGGCTTTAGAAGATTTCAATATAGTGCTTAATATCCAAGAATTAAAAGATTCTTATCAAAAAAATAATAATTTTGAAACTTGGATTGATGAAAAAATGAAACAAATCTATGAAGATAAAATGTCAATCCTTGATAATCAAACTCGGATCGAAATTGAAAAACTCGTCTATTTGCAAACTTTAGATAATTTATGGCGCGATCATTTATATATTATGGATACACTCAAGACCGGTATAGGATTGCGTGGATATAACCAAAAAGATCCTTTAGTGGAATATAAAAAAGAAAGTTACAATCTCTTTTTAGAATTAGTTAGTCAAATCAAATACACTACCATTAAAATGCTTTATAAAGTGCAACTAAAAACCAATCAAGAAAGCGAAGAAGAAGCTAAAATCGCTCTCCAAAAACTTAATAATAGCAATCAAAATGCAAAAACTAATCACGAGAATCCCCCTGTATTTAAAAAGAAACCCGTTAGAAATGAACCTTGTCCTTGCGGAAGTGGTAAAAAATATAAAAATTGTTGCGGTATGAGTGGTCCAAAAAAAGGGATTTTAGCAAAATGACGCAAAAAGGAATTATTTCTTTTTTGTTATTTCGCTATCTGCGATTCAATAAACACCAACCTTTTATTTCCATTGCTGCCATTTTAGCATTTTTAGGGGTTTGCATTGGGGTTATGGTTTTAATTGTTGCAATGGCGTTAATGAATGGATTTGACAAAGAATTTGAACGCAAACTCTTTATTATGAATTATCCCCTCACTATGATTCAAGGAAGTCCAGAAAAAATCACCAAAGAAACTCTAGAAGATTTACAAAAAAACTTTCCACAATTGCAATTTAGCCCTTTTATTCAAACTCAAGCAATTTCAAAAATAGGGAATCATATGGAAGGAGCGATGGTTTTTGGTATAGATTTTGAATTTGAGAGTAAAATTAATCCCATCTTTAAAGAAGCTTATCTTCAATCCCAACAAAATCAAAATCAAACAAAAGAAATCTTTAGCGTGATTGTTGGCAAAAGTCTCAAAGATTCTTATAGATTAAACTATCAATCAAATTTACTCCTTATTTTTACAGACTTTACTCCCAATGCAATACAACTAAGCCCTACTATGAAGCGTTTTGTAGTAGAGGGCTTCTTTCAATCAGGTTTAATCGCTTATGATAAGGGCTATATTTATACCAGTCTTGAAGCAATGCAAATCATCAAAAATCTCCCTAAAGATACCTATGATGGCATTCACATTCACTCTAACAATCCACAAAAGGACATTGTGTCTCTCCAAGAAGCATATCCGCAAATGCGAATTGTTGGTTGGTGGGAGCAAAATGGAAATTTCTTTGCAGCCTTAGCACTAGAAAAACGCGCATTATTTATCGTTTTGATGCTTATTATTCTAGTTGCTTCTCTTAATATTATTAGTTCCCTTTTAATGACTGTGATGAATAGAAGACGAGAAATTGCCCTATTACTCACTATGGGGACAAGCACTAAAGAGATTCAAAAAACTTTTCTTTATTTGGGGAATTTTATAGGCATCAGTGGAATTATCTGTGGAAGCATTTTAGCTTTTATTATTCTTTTCTTGCTTTCAAGTTTTCCTATTATCTCACTGCCCGCAGATGTTTATGGTAGCTCAAAATTACCCTTAGAACTTTCTTTGCTTGATTTATTTTCAATTTTGTGTGGCTCTTTTGCAATCGTTTTCTTTTCTTCTTATTATCCAGCCAAAAAAGCTACTCAAATTAATCCTTTAGAAGTTTTGCGTAACGAATAGTGAAGCCCTTTCAAAAAATTTTTATTGAGATTACAAATTTTTGTGGGCTTTCTTGCTCCTTTTGCACCCCCAAAAAAGCTAAAGATTCTATGGATTTAAATGATTTTAATAAAATATGCAAAGAAATTGCACCTTTCACTCATTTATGTGCTTTGCATATCTTAGGAGATCCGCTAACGCTTGATAATCTTGAATCTTATCTTAAAATTGCAACAATGCACCAACTTAAAATTGATATTACTACAAGTGGTTTTTATTGGAATAATGAAAAAATTAATCTCCTTTTACAAAGCCCCTGCGTTCATCAAATCAATATTTCACTCACAAGCTCCCTTTATCAAAAAAAACCGACTAATCTAAAAACTTATTTTGATTCTATTTTTACCCTACTCTCTAAGCATCAAGTAATACAAAGTGAAAAATTCATTAATTTAAGACTTTGGAATCTTCAAAAAGATTTTACTTCACCACTAAAAAATTCCCCTATTTATCAAGCTTTGCAGGATTTTTTTCAAGTCCCTATTACAACACCAAAAACGCGTTTAGCCTACAAAATCCATTTACTTGAACAACCTTTTTTTGAATGGGTCAATCTAGAATCTCAAATAATTTCACAAAAAGGATTTTGCTATGGAGGTAGCAAACAACTTGGTATTTTATGCAATGGAGATGTAGTGCCTTGTTGTTTTGATACTAAAGGAGTGATGAATTTTGGTAATTTACTAAAAGATTCAATGCCAAAAATCTTAGAAAATCCTCGTCTAAAAAGACTAGTTGAGAACTTTAAAAATGGGGTAAGGATTGAAGAGCTTTGTTGGCACTGCAATTACCCCGATTATCTTATTAAACTTAATGTAGAAAATGTCTAAAACCACTAAAGTAAAGCGCCATACCTTTTTGATTAGCACATTCAATCACCTCTTCATCGCGGATACTTCCTCCAGGTTCAATCACCGCACTCACACCAACCTTATAAGCCTCTTCTATGCTATCCTTAAAAGGAAAAAACGCTTCACTTGCCAAAACACAACCCCTTAAATCAATTCCCATTTCTTCTGCTTTTCTAATTGCAGCCTTTGCTGCATCAACGCGGCTTGTCATTCCCATTCCAACAGCTACCATAGCAGAATCTTTAACATACACTACACAATTTGATTTCACTAAACTCGCCACTTTATAGGCAATCTCTAAATCTTTCATTTGTTCTTTTGTGGCTTGTTTTTGGCTAACACATTTTGCATTTTTCACTTCACTAGGTGCTACACTATCTGCTTCTTGCAAAACAAATCCCCCTTCAATATGTTTAAAATCTTGTCCATCTTTTGGAAAACAAAGTTTCTCTCCACCACAAACGAAAATTTTAATCTTTTTCTTGCTCTCAAAAACTCTCAAAGCTTCCTCTGTAATGCTTGGCGCTACCAATACTTCAATAAAAATCTTATTGATTTCATTAGCCAAATCCACACCCACTTCGCCATTAACCGCAACAACTCCACCATAAGCAGAAATATTATCGCATTTTAAAGCCGCAATGTATGATTCTAAGACATTCTCTTTTATTGCAAAACCACAAGGATTTCCGTGTTTAACAATACACACACAAGGTTTATCCTCAAAACTTGAAGCAATTTTAACCGCACTATTAATATCTGTTAAATTATTGAAGCTAATTTCACCTTTAAGCGCTTTAAAGTGTTTGGAATAAAAATCACCAAATTCATAATACGCTCCTTTTTGGTGAGGATTTTCTCCGTATCTTGTAGGATTTACAAGCTTCCCAGCAATAAAGTGATTCTTTCCAAAACCGCTATTGAAACGCTTATTCATATAATTTGCAATCATACAATCATAAGCAGCTGTGTGTTCAAATGCTTTAATCATTAATTCTTGACGAAATTCAAAAGTATTTTGCCCATTTTCAAGTTTTTCAAGCACTCTTTTATAATCATTACAATCCGTTACAATCAGCACCGATTCAAAATTCTTGGCTGCTGCCCTAACCATTGAGGGACCACCAATATCAATATTTTCTATAATCTCTCCAAAATCCTCTGTTTTTTCAATCGTTTCTTTAAAGGGATAGAGATTTACACAAACTAAGCTAATATCTTTTATCCCAAATTCAGATGCTTTTTGCCTATCATCTTGATTGTTACGCCTATGCAATATCCCACCATGAATCTTAGGATGCAATGTCTTAACACGACCATCAAACATTTCTGGGCTTTGTGTGTATTCACTCACTTCTAATGCTTTGATTGCATTTTCCCTTAAAATCTTCAAAGTTCCGCCTGTAGATAAGATCTCATAACCTAAACTCACAAGCCCTTTTGCAAATTCAACAATGCCTTTTTTATCGCTTACGCTTAATAATGCTGTCATATTTTCTCCTTTTATTATTCTTTAAATAACCTTAAAAATAGCCATAAGCTCACTAAACCTAAGATTCCAATAGGTAAAATGATACTTACTTCTGGCGGCAAAAAACCACTCATAGAGAGCCTAGAAAAACTAAAAAATACACCCCATACAATCAAAACTCCAAGAATCATTCCCAAAGTAATTCCGCCAATATTAGCATAACGATTAGAATTTGGAGTAAATCTAGCCAAACACACCATCACCAAAGGAGCAAAAAATGGAAAAAATATCAAAGCATAAAGAGAGCTGCGAAGTTTTTGAGTATTAACTCCTTGTTTTTTGAGAAGCCATATTGCTTCTAATGCATCAACAATAGAAACACTACCCTGCTTTTCATAAATATTATCTAAAATTTTAGGTTTAAAACCTTCTAGTGTTTCATAAGTTTTTTGTTCCTCAATTTTAAGGGGATTTTTACCCACTTCAAGATTGGAATCAAGAGTGGTGATTCTAGCGTCTTCTAATTTCCATTTATCTTCAATAAAAGTTGCTTTTGGGGCTTCAATAATTTTAATAACTTGCTTGTTAAAAACTTCATAAACTTTAACATTCTCTGCCATCTTTAAAAGAGGGAATATTTTTTCAAAATAAATATAATTTTCATTGTATTTTATAAATAAATCATTTTTATAACTCCCCAAATATCCTCGCTCAATAATCAAATCCACTCGTTCCTTAGCATAAGCAAAAGGAGTTGCATTAAGCAAAACAAACAAAAGGGTGATTAAAAATGATACTATAAAAATAGGCAAGAAGATTCTTGCTTTTGAATATCCAAGTGCCAAAAAAGCTGTAAATTGTGAATTTCTCAACATAGAAATTGATAAAACAATTTGAGCTAACACCAAGGAAAGTGGTAAAATAAAATTACTTGCATACACAAAATCATAAAAAATGAGCAAAACTATCAAATTTGCAGATTGAGGTAATTCATCAAGATATTTTACTAAATCTATTAAAACAAAAAAGCATTCTAGTGATACAAAAAGAATAAAAAAATACTTCAAATATAAAGAAATAATGTAGCGTGAAAATAAAGTCATTTATTTGTCTTTTGGATTTAAAGTATAGAGACTAGAAATTTTGCTTGCCAATTCACTAGGATTTTCTAATTTTACTATTTCCAATGCTGGTTTAATGCAATGTTTTATGATTTCTTCATTTTCTATTGATTCTTCTTTGCTAAAATCTCCCAAAACCCAATCAATCACTTGATTTTTTAAAGGAGGTTTTCCAATCCCATAACGCAAACGATAATACTCTTTGCCACACAATTCATCAATGGATTTTAATCCATTATGTCCGCCACTGCCTCCACCAAATTTAAATCGCACTGTCCCAAAAGGCAAATCAAGATCATCGTGAATAACAAGCATTTTGTCTATTTTGTAAAAGTTTTTAACACTTAAAACTGATTTTCCAGAAAGATTCATAAAAGTTGAAGGCTTTAAAAGAAGAATTTGGGAAGCCTTATAAAGCTCCCCATAGAAATCTTTACTAGATTGCTTTGTAGCATTTAAAAAAGCAATCAAAGAATCAACAATGCAAAAGCCGATATTATGGCGATTGTTTTTATATTTTTCGCCAATATTACCTAACCCTACAATTAAAAACATTTCTTAGCGAGATTTAATCACACCAACGATTGCAACATCATCTCTTTCTACAATTTTCACACCATTGTTTTGTGGTAAATCACGCACTAATACAACATCACCCACATCCAAATCTGTTACATTAATTTCATAATCTTTAGGTAAATTTTCAGGAGCAGCTTTAACTTTAATGCGTTTTTTAGAAACCATCAAAACACCCTTATTCTTAAGTCCTTTTGCAATCCCTACAATTCTTACTTTAACAGAATATTTTGCTTCTACACCTTTTTGTGCAAGCATTAAATCCACATGGGTAATTTCGCTAGTAATTGGATCTTTTTGATACTCTTGGATAACAACTGGATATTTTTGTGTGCCTACTTCCACTTCAAAAATTAGATCGGTTTTGTTTTTAACTTCTCTAATAAAGTCATTACGCTTGAAAGCACAATGAATATTTTCTCTGCCCTTACCATAAATATTGGCAATTAGATAACCATTTTTTCTTAAAGCCTTTGTATCTGCTTTTGAAATACTCTCTCTAATTATTCCACTTAACATTTAAAAATCCTTAAAAATAAAATAAAACTTGCAATTATAGCTAAAATTCTTAAAACTTCTTTTAAACTAAGCCAAACTCTCTAAAATTTTTGCAAAAGCATTTTTAAAATCTTCCAATCCTTGTTCCAATAACTCACTAGAAACCTTTTGTAAATCCACACCAGCATTTGCCACCACCTTAAAATATTCATCCAACTCTTCATAGCTTGGCAAATAAGTTTCTTGCAAGGCTTCAACTTTCATAAAAGCTTCAATAGTTGCTAATGGAGCGGTATTAATAGCGTATTGGTGATAAAGCTCTTTAATATAATAGATAGGATCCAAACTATCATCTTTTACCCCTGTGCTTGCAAAAAGTGCCCTCACGCAAGGCAAAGAATAATCATTAATAATATGGTATAAGTGTTGCGCATTTTTAACGCCTAAAGTGGCTACGGGAATACCATTTTCTTTTAAAATAGAATCACATTTTCTATCAAATCTTGATACAAAAATACTCACTACCGCTCTTGGAAAATCCTTTGATTCTTTTTTGGTTGTTTTTTTGAGATTCTCATAACCTCTATTAAAAGCTTCCATACACTCAATCGTTTGCTCTTTTGTAAAAACCAAAGTAGCATTAACCGAAATTCCTTGAGAAATTAATTCCTCCATTGCGACAAATCCCGCTTTAGTAGCAGGAATCTTAATCATTACATTAGGATAGCCAATTTCTTTAAACAATCTTACACCCTCTTCAATAGTTCCTTTAGAATCTTGACACAAATTAGGATCTACTTCAATACTCACATAGCCATCATTTGGATTATTAGTGTAAATTGGCATAAGGAGTTCTGCTGCTCTTTGAATATCGCTTTTTGCCAAAGCTTCATAAATCTCTTTTGGATTTTTACCTTTTAATGATTCTTTTTGTTCTCTATAACTCTCTTCTAAAAAAGATTTTTGAAAAATAGCAGGATTGCTTGTTGCTCCTTCAATGATTCCGCCTTCAATCATTTTAGTAAAATCATTTTCTAAAAACTCTCTTTCAATAAAATCACACCACAACGAAAAAGAAATATTATTTTGCATTATTGTTCCCTTTATAAATAATTTTTTATCAATGATAAATCTTTTGTATCTATT
This portion of the Helicobacter canadensis MIT 98-5491 genome encodes:
- the purH gene encoding bifunctional phosphoribosylaminoimidazolecarboxamide formyltransferase/IMP cyclohydrolase; translation: MTALLSVSDKKGIVEFAKGLVSLGYEILSTGGTLKILRENAIKALEVSEYTQSPEMFDGRVKTLHPKIHGGILHRRNNQDDRQKASEFGIKDISLVCVNLYPFKETIEKTEDFGEIIENIDIGGPSMVRAAAKNFESVLIVTDCNDYKRVLEKLENGQNTFEFRQELMIKAFEHTAAYDCMIANYMNKRFNSGFGKNHFIAGKLVNPTRYGENPHQKGAYYEFGDFYSKHFKALKGEISFNNLTDINSAVKIASSFEDKPCVCIVKHGNPCGFAIKENVLESYIAALKCDNISAYGGVVAVNGEVGVDLANEINKIFIEVLVAPSITEEALRVFESKKKIKIFVCGGEKLCFPKDGQDFKHIEGGFVLQEADSVAPSEVKNAKCVSQKQATKEQMKDLEIAYKVASLVKSNCVVYVKDSAMVAVGMGMTSRVDAAKAAIRKAEEMGIDLRGCVLASEAFFPFKDSIEEAYKVGVSAVIEPGGSIRDEEVIECANQKGMALYFSGFRHFLH
- a CDS encoding transaldolase, whose translation is MQNNISFSLWCDFIEREFLENDFTKMIEGGIIEGATSNPAIFQKSFLEESYREQKESLKGKNPKEIYEALAKSDIQRAAELLMPIYTNNPNDGYVSIEVDPNLCQDSKGTIEEGVRLFKEIGYPNVMIKIPATKAGFVAMEELISQGISVNATLVFTKEQTIECMEAFNRGYENLKKTTKKESKDFPRAVVSIFVSRFDRKCDSILKENGIPVATLGVKNAQHLYHIINDYSLPCVRALFASTGVKDDSLDPIYYIKELYHQYAINTAPLATIEAFMKVEALQETYLPSYEELDEYFKVVANAGVDLQKVSSELLEQGLEDFKNAFAKILESLA
- a CDS encoding 50S ribosomal protein L25/general stress protein Ctc; this encodes MLSGIIRESISKADTKALRKNGYLIANIYGKGRENIHCAFKRNDFIREVKNKTDLIFEVEVGTQKYPVVIQEYQKDPITSEITHVDLMLAQKGVEAKYSVKVRIVGIAKGLKNKGVLMVSKKRIKVKAAPENLPKDYEINVTDLDVGDVVLVRDLPQNNGVKIVERDDVAIVGVIKSR
- a CDS encoding ABC transporter permease, which gives rise to MTQKGIISFLLFRYLRFNKHQPFISIAAILAFLGVCIGVMVLIVAMALMNGFDKEFERKLFIMNYPLTMIQGSPEKITKETLEDLQKNFPQLQFSPFIQTQAISKIGNHMEGAMVFGIDFEFESKINPIFKEAYLQSQQNQNQTKEIFSVIVGKSLKDSYRLNYQSNLLLIFTDFTPNAIQLSPTMKRFVVEGFFQSGLIAYDKGYIYTSLEAMQIIKNLPKDTYDGIHIHSNNPQKDIVSLQEAYPQMRIVGWWEQNGNFFAALALEKRALFIVLMLIILVASLNIISSLLMTVMNRRREIALLLTMGTSTKEIQKTFLYLGNFIGISGIICGSILAFIILFLLSSFPIISLPADVYGSSKLPLELSLLDLFSILCGSFAIVFFSSYYPAKKATQINPLEVLRNE
- the pth gene encoding aminoacyl-tRNA hydrolase, whose amino-acid sequence is MFLIVGLGNIGEKYKNNRHNIGFCIVDSLIAFLNATKQSSKDFYGELYKASQILLLKPSTFMNLSGKSVLSVKNFYKIDKMLVIHDDLDLPFGTVRFKFGGGSGGHNGLKSIDELCGKEYYRLRYGIGKPPLKNQVIDWVLGDFSKEESIENEEIIKHCIKPALEIVKLENPSELASKISSLYTLNPKDK
- a CDS encoding radical SAM/SPASM domain-containing protein, translating into MKPFQKIFIEITNFCGLSCSFCTPKKAKDSMDLNDFNKICKEIAPFTHLCALHILGDPLTLDNLESYLKIATMHQLKIDITTSGFYWNNEKINLLLQSPCVHQINISLTSSLYQKKPTNLKTYFDSIFTLLSKHQVIQSEKFINLRLWNLQKDFTSPLKNSPIYQALQDFFQVPITTPKTRLAYKIHLLEQPFFEWVNLESQIISQKGFCYGGSKQLGILCNGDVVPCCFDTKGVMNFGNLLKDSMPKILENPRLKRLVENFKNGVRIEELCWHCNYPDYLIKLNVENV
- a CDS encoding LptF/LptG family permease, yielding MTLFSRYIISLYLKYFFILFVSLECFFVLIDLVKYLDELPQSANLIVLLIFYDFVYASNFILPLSLVLAQIVLSISMLRNSQFTAFLALGYSKARIFLPIFIVSFLITLLFVLLNATPFAYAKERVDLIIERGYLGSYKNDLFIKYNENYIYFEKIFPLLKMAENVKVYEVFNKQVIKIIEAPKATFIEDKWKLEDARITTLDSNLEVGKNPLKIEEQKTYETLEGFKPKILDNIYEKQGSVSIVDALEAIWLLKKQGVNTQKLRSSLYALIFFPFFAPLVMVCLARFTPNSNRYANIGGITLGMILGVLIVWGVFFSFSRLSMSGFLPPEVSIILPIGILGLVSLWLFLRLFKE
- the secA gene encoding preprotein translocase subunit SecA; translation: MFSLIKKILNSKNDRLVGHYKKQIKKINELESKYAALSDEELKNSFQELKNQVQTSKNPQEELNKVLFQSFAITREASKRVLNMRHFDVQLIGGMVLHEGKIAEMKTGEGKTLVATLPVCLNAMLGKGVHIVTVNDYLAQRDAETMRPLYEFLGYSVGVIVGGIYDDSHRLAQYSCDITYGTNNEFGFDYLRDNMKYDFNQKVQKEHYFAIVDEVDSILIDEARTPLIISGPANRVLKNYEIANNVALKLKENEDYTIDEKNRVILLTESGINHAEKLFGIDNLYSVDNAILAHHLDQALKANKLFKKDKDYVLRDGEVVIVDEFTGRLSEGRRFSEGLHQALEAKEGVKIKEESQTLADITYQNYFRLYQKLAGMTGTAQTEASEFLQIYNLEVVSIPTNLPIKRKDLNDLIYKTEREKFNALVEKIIELNKKGQPILVGTASIEKSEKIHDLLKSKRIPHSVLNAKNHAQEAEIIKDAGNKGAVTIATNMAGRGVDIKINDEVRELGGLYIIGTERHESRRIDNQLRGRSGRQGDPGTSQFYLSLEDPLLRIFGSDKIKNIMDKLGLDDGEHIESKLVTRSVENAQKKVESMHFEARKHLLEYDDVANEQRKAIYRLRDELLNPKQDISHKIIENRHEAIAMLLQKAEVFNDTDNLESLCAMALEDFNIVLNIQELKDSYQKNNNFETWIDEKMKQIYEDKMSILDNQTRIEIEKLVYLQTLDNLWRDHLYIMDTLKTGIGLRGYNQKDPLVEYKKESYNLFLELVSQIKYTTIKMLYKVQLKTNQESEEEAKIALQKLNNSNQNAKTNHENPPVFKKKPVRNEPCPCGSGKKYKNCCGMSGPKKGILAK